The Epinephelus lanceolatus isolate andai-2023 chromosome 14, ASM4190304v1, whole genome shotgun sequence genome has a window encoding:
- the rprma gene encoding protein reprimo A: protein MNNTGFNQTEGGLLNKTEEFFCCNFSSVVTDNGFVAAAPDERSLFIMRVVQIAVMCVLSLTVVFGIFFLGCNLLIKSEGMINFLVTDRRPSKEAEAVIVGAY, encoded by the coding sequence ATGAATAACACCGGGTTCAACCAAACGGAGGGCGGACTGCTCAACAAGACCGAGGAGTTTTTCTGCTGCAACTTTTCCTCCGTGGTGACTGATAACGGCTTTGTGGCGGCCGCACCGGATGAGAGGAGCCTCTTCATCATGAGGGTGGTCCAGATAGCCGTCATGTGCGTTTTGTCCCTCACGGTGGTTTTTGGCATATTTTTCTTGGGTTGCAACCTTCTCATAAAGTCAGAGGGGATGATAAACTTTTTGGTAACGGACAGGAGACCGTCTAAAGAAGCGGAGGCAGTTATTGTGGGAGCCTATTGA